The DNA region GCGGCCACCAGGGTCAACATTACCAACTGCACCACGATGCTGGCATTGCTGACCAGGCTCCACATGGAGGAATGGTCGACGACGTTAGCTTCCACGCTTTATCTCCTGCTTTGAGTGTGTACCCGGGCCGACCGCGTCGGCGAAGGCCGCACGCAAGTCTTCGGGAAGGGCCCGGGGTTTCAAACTGTTAGTGCGCACACAGGCCACCAAAAACTGCCCTTCACAGAGCAGCACATTATCCGTAGCCCGCCTGACCTGCTGTTTAAAGCGCAGGCTGGCACGGTTCAATTCGATTACTTCAGCGCTTACCAGCAGTTCGTCGTCCAGTCGCGCCGGCGCGTGATAGCGCGCTTCGCTGGAATGCACGACAAACAACAGATCCTCCCCCGCCAACTGCGATTGGGCAAAGCCCAGTTCACGCAGCCGCTCGGTTCGAGCCCGTTCCATAAACTTGAGGTAATTAACGTAATACACGATGCCGCCCGCATCGGTGTCCTCGTAATAAACGCGACAACGATGTGCGAACGGCTCAAGCCCGTTTTGCGCGCGCATACTCTAGTGCTTACTCCTCAGGTTGCCAATCCGGCCAGGCAACTGTTTTTCATGGTTTCAGGGCTTTACTGCAAAAGTACCGTCGTCTGACAGTACAAACCCTGAATAAATCGCCAAAAAATGTGTATCAATCGTCCACGGCATCGAGAAACTCGTCTACCACGGGCATCTCGCCCATTCGTGACGGAATGTTTAATCCGAAATGCAGGTAGGCATGTCGCGTCACCACCCTGCCCCGTGGCGTGCGCATGATGTAACCCTGCTGGATCAGGTACGGTTCCAGCACGTCTTCAATGGTGTGACGCTCTTCGCTGATCGCCGCCGCCAGGCTGTCGATACCGACCGGCCCGCCGTCGAACTTTTCGATCATGGTCAGCAGCAAACGGCGATCCTGATGATCGAAACCGTGTTCGTCGACATCGAGTAGGTTCAACGCCAGATCCGCCACCGCTTTGGTGATATGCCCCTTGGCGCGGACTTCGGCGAAATCGCGTACCCGCCGCAACAGACGGTTGGCGATCCGCGGCGTACCCCGGGCACGTCGGGCGATTTCGAAAGAACCTTCAGGATCCAGCGGCAGACCGAGAATCGCTGCCGAACGACTGACAATCGTCGCCAGATCGGCCGTGCTGTAGAACTCAAGACGCTGGACGATACCGAAGCGGTCACGCAACGGATTGGTCAGCATGCCGGCGCGAGTGGTCGCACCAACAAGGGTAAACGGCGGCAGATCAAGCTTGATCGAGCGCGCTGCCGGCCCTTCGCCGATCATGATGTCGAGCTGGAAATCTTCCATCGCCGGGTACAGTACTTCTTCAACGATCGGCGACAGACGATGGATTTCGTCGATGAACAGCACATCGTGCGGTTCAAGGTTGGTCAGCAATGCGGCCAGGTCACCCGGACGTTCAAGCACCGGGCCCGAGGTGCTTTTGATCGACACGCCCATTTCCTGGGCGATGATGTTCGCCAGGGTGGTTTTACCCAACCCCGGCGGGCCGAAGATCAGCGTGTGATCGAGGGATTCATTGCGACCACGGGCGGCCTGGATGAACAGCTCCATCTGCTCGCGCACGGTCGGCTGGCCAATGTAGTCAGCCAGACTGACCGGACGGATGGCCCGGTCCTGGACTTCTTCGCGCTCGCGCGGGCTGTGCGCGGCGGCGATCAGACGATCAGCTTCAATCACTTAAATCATTCCCTTCAGGGCGCGGCGGATCAGGTCTTCACTGCTCAAATTCTTGTCCTTGATGGCGGTAATCGCCTTGCTCGCTTCCTGCGGCTTGTAGCCCAGGGAAATCAGTGCACTGACCGCATCGTTTTCGGCGGTGTTGACCGGCGCAGGGCCGTCTGGCTGATTCGGCACCAAGGCAAACATCGCCGGCGAAGTTTCCCAGGCCTTGAAACGATCTTTCAGTTCGACCAACAGACGCTCGGCGGTTTTCTTGCCAACGCCCGGGACTTTGGTCAGGGCCGACGTGTCCTGGGATTGTACGCAACGGACCAGTTCGTCGACTTCCAGACTCGACATCAGTGCCAGCGCCAGTTTTGGCCCGACACCATTGAGACGGATCAACTCGCGAAAAAAGTCTCGCTCACGCTTGCCGGAAAAACCATAGAGTAATTGCGCATCTTCGCGTACGACCAAATGGGTGTGCAGGGTCAGCGGCTCACCGACCGACGGCAGGCGATAAAGGGTGGTCATGGGCACTTCCAGCTCATACCCGAGGCCGTTTACATCCAGAATCAGGTGCGGCGGCTGTTTCTCAGCCAAGGTGCCGCGCAAGCGTCCAATCACGTTTCAGATCCTTGAGCATTGGCCAGCCGTGGGCTGGCGACTATCAGAGCGAAGGACTCGGGCCGACAACACAGGCGCGCAAGTCCACACTCCGCAAATTTGATGCTGATGCTATCAGAGACGCAGGCGCCCGCCACGACTGCGTGCCGTTCCCAAACCGTGCGGCAGCAGACTCGAGCGGGTATGCGCATGGCAAATGGCGATGGCCAGGGCATCCGAGGCATCGATTTGCGGTTTGGCGGTCAGTTTGAGCATGTGCATGACCATCATCTGCACTTGCTCTTTATTGGCGGCGCCAGTGCCGACCACGGCCTGTTTGACCTGAGTGGCCGTGTACTCGGCGATCTCAAGGCATTCTTCGGCACCGGCGACAATCGCTGCGCCGCGAGCCTGGCCGAGCTTCAGCGCCGAATCGGCGTTTTTCGCCATGAACACCTTTTCGATGCCCATGGTGACCGGGCCATAAGTCTGGATGATCTCGCGTACGCCGCGATAGACGATTTGCAGACGCTCGTGCAGCTCGCCGGCGCCGGTGCGGATACAGCCCGAGGCCACATAGATGCAGCCACCACGCCCGGTATCACGAACAATGCCGTAACCGGTAATGCGCGAACCGGGGTCGATACCAAGAATTAAAGTCATAACGCCTGCAGAAATTGATGCGAAAGCTGAGGGTACAGGTAGGAGCTGCCGAAGGCTGCGATCTTTGTGTTTTTAAAAGATCAAAAGATCGCAGCCTTCGGCAGCTCCTACAGGGGAAGTGTAGAGCCAGCAAAAACTGCGACCTTTGTATTTAGATCAACCGAGCTGAGCGGCCACGTCTTCCGGAATGTCCGCATTGGAATAGACATTCTGCACGTCATCCAGATCCTCGAGCATATCGATCAGCTTGAGGACTTTCTCCGCACCTTCCAGATCCAGCTCGGCGCTGGTGGTCGGCTGCATGACGATTTCCGCGTCATCACCCTTGAAACCAGCGGCTTCCAGCGCATTACGCACCGCATAGAAGCTGGTAAACGAGGTGAACACGTCGATCGAACCGTCTTCGTGTGTAACCACGTCATCGGCATCGGCTTCCAGCGCCGCTTCGGTCAGTGCGTCTTCATCGACGCCCGGCGCGAAGCTGATCTGGCCCTTGCGTTCGAACAGGTACGCCACCGAACCGTCGGTGCCGAGGTTGCCGCCGCACTTGCTGAACGCATGGCGCACGGCTGCGGCGGTACGGTTGCGGTTATCGGTCATGCACTCGACCATCACCGCCACACC from Pseudomonas helmanticensis includes:
- the ybgC gene encoding tol-pal system-associated acyl-CoA thioesterase, with product MRAQNGLEPFAHRCRVYYEDTDAGGIVYYVNYLKFMERARTERLRELGFAQSQLAGEDLLFVVHSSEARYHAPARLDDELLVSAEVIELNRASLRFKQQVRRATDNVLLCEGQFLVACVRTNSLKPRALPEDLRAAFADAVGPGTHSKQEIKRGS
- the ruvB gene encoding Holliday junction branch migration DNA helicase RuvB, translated to MIEADRLIAAAHSPREREEVQDRAIRPVSLADYIGQPTVREQMELFIQAARGRNESLDHTLIFGPPGLGKTTLANIIAQEMGVSIKSTSGPVLERPGDLAALLTNLEPHDVLFIDEIHRLSPIVEEVLYPAMEDFQLDIMIGEGPAARSIKLDLPPFTLVGATTRAGMLTNPLRDRFGIVQRLEFYSTADLATIVSRSAAILGLPLDPEGSFEIARRARGTPRIANRLLRRVRDFAEVRAKGHITKAVADLALNLLDVDEHGFDHQDRRLLLTMIEKFDGGPVGIDSLAAAISEERHTIEDVLEPYLIQQGYIMRTPRGRVVTRHAYLHFGLNIPSRMGEMPVVDEFLDAVDD
- the ruvA gene encoding Holliday junction branch migration protein RuvA produces the protein MIGRLRGTLAEKQPPHLILDVNGLGYELEVPMTTLYRLPSVGEPLTLHTHLVVREDAQLLYGFSGKRERDFFRELIRLNGVGPKLALALMSSLEVDELVRCVQSQDTSALTKVPGVGKKTAERLLVELKDRFKAWETSPAMFALVPNQPDGPAPVNTAENDAVSALISLGYKPQEASKAITAIKDKNLSSEDLIRRALKGMI
- the ruvC gene encoding crossover junction endodeoxyribonuclease RuvC, with amino-acid sequence MTLILGIDPGSRITGYGIVRDTGRGGCIYVASGCIRTGAGELHERLQIVYRGVREIIQTYGPVTMGIEKVFMAKNADSALKLGQARGAAIVAGAEECLEIAEYTATQVKQAVVGTGAANKEQVQMMVMHMLKLTAKPQIDASDALAIAICHAHTRSSLLPHGLGTARSRGGRLRL
- a CDS encoding YebC/PmpR family DNA-binding transcriptional regulator, with protein sequence MAGHSKWANIKHRKERQDAKRGKIFTKWIRELTVAARQGGGDPGSNPRLRLALDKALSANMSRDIIDRAVARGAGATEADNVEELTYEGYGPGGVAVMVECMTDNRNRTAAAVRHAFSKCGGNLGTDGSVAYLFERKGQISFAPGVDEDALTEAALEADADDVVTHEDGSIDVFTSFTSFYAVRNALEAAGFKGDDAEIVMQPTTSAELDLEGAEKVLKLIDMLEDLDDVQNVYSNADIPEDVAAQLG